A window from Rhineura floridana isolate rRhiFlo1 chromosome 19, rRhiFlo1.hap2, whole genome shotgun sequence encodes these proteins:
- the INPP5J gene encoding phosphatidylinositol 4,5-bisphosphate 5-phosphatase A isoform X1: MEQPANTSNRRRQALARGRASSGASERRKMESSHRGNRDQGPPSPIGSQPVSPRGSITGLASPGLFSPSTNQFSSDGPVRYQPEGSSNVTYAGGNLPSVTRPDSLFDPFHARSQPDGSRHVATERQSHPLSLELNRAQPEGSVGVQAFNTPNLRSPVELRPLSPASGSSSSLSNVSPSMKLSQSPSRGVLPELCALDPVTSGILAAVELKDTLPKAESSDHICLSRSGSSHRPISLPKAISSEYISGGGRLGPSKSTMLLKAESEELVSYGRVRPPPKPQDLGSSNMNPKESFLARFGKPQTKEDNEFRITVVTWNVGTAMPPADVTSLLHLNTGDSNDTDMIAIGLQEVNSMINKRLKDALFTDQWSELFMEVLSPFNFVLVSTVRMQGVILMVFAKYFHLPCLQDIQTDCTRTGLGGYWGNKGGVSVRLSIFGNMICFLNCHLPAHMEKAEQRKEDFTTILHLQQFEGPVASGILDHDVVFWFGDLNFRIESLDIRFVKYAIDNNILHQLWEKDQLNIAKSTWPILKGFQEGPLNFPPTFKFDVGTNLYDSSAKKRKPAWTDRILWKIKGSGVSTHPGRSTSGVSAVTQLCYCSHMEYTISDHKPVVSVFAVQFASRADVHLVELQVADEWTKPEQAVARYKISSGYHRSSWDWIALYRVGFRHYKDYVAYIWAKQEDTESNIYQLLFPEESLPKGKGDYILGYYSNSYSCLVGVTEPFQISLPTVEQVSSPTDSSSPTSDEEDNSTMVLLGPKSRSPSPGKMKRHRSRSPSLAKFQGLILRSPSRDQGASRSPSPQSRRGSSILKSEIPSIQFPKESPRQRSKSREPPPLQQQHSTEGPRLPGAWRFDENPLARADPRNLGLLPAVRLETIDQVIGSRRESSDQGLPPRRMSPTSPTAALATLFSTSPKEGLSPDHHSREVGH, encoded by the exons ATGGAGCAGCCGGCGAACACCAGCAACCGGCGGAGGCAGGCGCTGGCCAGGGGCCGGGCGTCCTCTGGGGCCTCTGAACGGCGCAAG ATGGAGTCGAGTCACCGTGGCAACCGGGATCAAGGCCCACCCTCCCCCATTGGGTCTCAGCCCGTGTCTCCTCGGGGCAGCATCACGGGATTGGCATCGCCTGGGTTGTTCTCCCCTTCTACCAACCAGTTCAGCTCAGATGGACCTGTACGGTACCAACCTGAGGGATCCAGCAATGTCACATATGCTGGAGGAAACCTGCCAAGTGTGACTAGGCCTGACTCCCTCTTTGACCCTTTCCATGCCCGGTCACAGCCCGATGGGTCTCGCCATGTGGCAACTGAGAGACAAAGCCATCCTCTTTCCTTGGAGCTCAACAGAGCTCAGCCAGAGGGCTCTGTTGGGGTTCAGGCATTCAACACCCCAAATCTACGTTCTCCAGTAGAACTGCGACCGTTGTCTCCAGCATCTGGCAGCTCGTCATCCCTATCCAACGTCTCTCCCTCCATGAAACTCAGCCAGTCACCCAGCAGGGGCGTGCTCCCAGAACTGTGTGCCCTGGACCCAGTGACCTCCGGCATCCTTGCTGCTGTAGAACTGAAGGACACTCTCCCAAAGGCCGAATCCAGTGACCACATCTGCCTGAGCCGGTCTGGCTCCTCCCACCGACCTATATCCCTCCCCAAAGCCATTTCGAGCGAGTACATCTCGGGTGGAGGAAGGCTGGGCCCTTCCAAATCCACCATGCTCTTGAAGGCTGAGTCGGAGGAGCTCGTGTCGTATGGCAGGGTCAGGCCGCCGCCCAAACCCCAGGACCTGGGCAGCAGCAACATGAACCCCAAAGAAAGTTTTCTGGCACGATTCGGCAAGCCCCAGACCAAGGAGGACAATGAGTTTCG CATCACTGTGGTCACCTGGAATGTTGGTACAGCCATGCCTCCTGCGGATGTGACGTCCCTCCTGCACCTCAACACGGGCGACTCCAACGACACAGACATGATTGCCATTGG GCTCCAGGAGGTGAACTCCATGATCAACAAGCGGCTGAAAGATGCCCTCTTCACTGACCAGTGGAGCGAACTTTTCATGGAGGTGCTGAGTCCGTTTAATTTTGTACTG GTGAGCACGGTGCGGATGCAAGGCGTCATTCTGATGGTCTTTGCCAAGTACTTTCACCTGCCCTGCCTCCAGGACATCCAGACAGACTGCACCAGGACTGGGCTCGGGGGTTACTGG GGTAACAAAGGCGGAGTGAGTGTGCGCCTCTCCATCTTTGGCAACATGATCTGCTTCTTAAACTGCCACCTGCCGGCGCACATGGAGAAGGCCGAGCAACGCAAAGAGGACTTCACCACCATCCTCCACTTGCAACAGTTTGAAGGGCCGGTGGCCAGCGGGATCCTTGACCATGA CGTCGTCTTTTGGTTTGGGGATCTCAACTTCCGCATCGAGAGCCTGGACATCCGCTTTGTGAAGTACGCCATTGACAACAACATCCTCCACCAGCTCTGGGAGAAGGACCAG TTGAACATTGCTAAGAGCACGTGGCCCATCCTGAAAGGTTTCCAAGAGGGACCCCTGAACTTCCCCCCGACCTTCAAGTTCGACGTGGGAACCAACTTGTATGACAGCAG TGCCAAGAAGCGGAAGCCGGCTTGGACGGACCGCATCCTGTGGAAGATTAAAGGCTCCGGAGTCTCGACGCACCCCGGACGATCCACCAGTGGTGTCTCGGCTGTGACACAGCTGTGCTATTGCAGCCACATGGAGTACACCATCAGCGACCACAAACCCGTGGTCTCTGTCTTTGCTGTGCAG TTTGCTTCCAGAGCTGATGTGCACCTGGTGGAGCTTCAAGTGGCTGATGAGTGGACAAAACCGGAACAAGCTGTCGCCAGGTACAAGATCTCTTCAGGTTATCACCGGAGCTCCTGGGACTGGATCGCCCTTTACCGG gTGGGCTTCCGACACTACAAAGACTATGTTGCCTACATTTGGGCAAAACAGGAGGACACAGAAAGCAACATTTACCAG TTATTGTTTCCAGAGGAGTCTCTGCCCAAAGGGAAAGGAGATTACATCTTGGGTTACTACAGCAACAGCTACAGCTGTTTGGTGGGCGTGACGGAGCCCTTCCAG ATCTCGTTGCCCACCGTGGAGCAGGTCAGTAGCCCCACAGACAGCTCAAGCCCTACATCGGACGAGGAGGACAACAGCACCATGGTTCTCCTTGGCCCCAAATCCCGCAGCCCCAGCCCCGGGAAGATGAAGCGTCACCGCAGCCGGAGTCCCAGCTTGGCCAAGTTCCAGGGGCTGATCCTGCGGTCGCCGAGCCGGGACCAGGGCGCCAGCCGCAGCCCGTCACCGCAGAGCCGCCGTGGGAGCAGCATCCTCAAGAGCGAGATTCCCAGCATCCAGTTTCCCAAGGAGAGCCCCCGTCAACGCTCCAAGTCGCGGGAGCCGCCgccactgcagcagcagcacagtacAGAGGGACCCCGGCTCCCGGGCGCCTGGCGCTTTGACGAGAACCCCCTGGCACGGGCCGACCCCCGTAACCTGGGGCTTTTGCCGGCCGTGCGCTTGGAGACGATTGATCAGGTCATTGGTTCTCGCCGGGAGAGTTCCGACCAGGGGCTCCCTCCCCGCAGGATGAGTCCGACCAGCCCAACAGCGGCCCTTGCCACCCTCTTCAGTACCTCCCCAAAGGAGGGGTTATCCCCGGACCACCACAGCCGTGAGGTGGGACACTGA
- the INPP5J gene encoding phosphatidylinositol 4,5-bisphosphate 5-phosphatase A isoform X2, producing MPPADVTSLLHLNTGDSNDTDMIAIGLQEVNSMINKRLKDALFTDQWSELFMEVLSPFNFVLVSTVRMQGVILMVFAKYFHLPCLQDIQTDCTRTGLGGYWGNKGGVSVRLSIFGNMICFLNCHLPAHMEKAEQRKEDFTTILHLQQFEGPVASGILDHDVVFWFGDLNFRIESLDIRFVKYAIDNNILHQLWEKDQLNIAKSTWPILKGFQEGPLNFPPTFKFDVGTNLYDSSAKKRKPAWTDRILWKIKGSGVSTHPGRSTSGVSAVTQLCYCSHMEYTISDHKPVVSVFAVQFASRADVHLVELQVADEWTKPEQAVARYKISSGYHRSSWDWIALYRVGFRHYKDYVAYIWAKQEDTESNIYQLLFPEESLPKGKGDYILGYYSNSYSCLVGVTEPFQISLPTVEQVSSPTDSSSPTSDEEDNSTMVLLGPKSRSPSPGKMKRHRSRSPSLAKFQGLILRSPSRDQGASRSPSPQSRRGSSILKSEIPSIQFPKESPRQRSKSREPPPLQQQHSTEGPRLPGAWRFDENPLARADPRNLGLLPAVRLETIDQVIGSRRESSDQGLPPRRMSPTSPTAALATLFSTSPKEGLSPDHHSREVGH from the exons ATGCCTCCTGCGGATGTGACGTCCCTCCTGCACCTCAACACGGGCGACTCCAACGACACAGACATGATTGCCATTGG GCTCCAGGAGGTGAACTCCATGATCAACAAGCGGCTGAAAGATGCCCTCTTCACTGACCAGTGGAGCGAACTTTTCATGGAGGTGCTGAGTCCGTTTAATTTTGTACTG GTGAGCACGGTGCGGATGCAAGGCGTCATTCTGATGGTCTTTGCCAAGTACTTTCACCTGCCCTGCCTCCAGGACATCCAGACAGACTGCACCAGGACTGGGCTCGGGGGTTACTGG GGTAACAAAGGCGGAGTGAGTGTGCGCCTCTCCATCTTTGGCAACATGATCTGCTTCTTAAACTGCCACCTGCCGGCGCACATGGAGAAGGCCGAGCAACGCAAAGAGGACTTCACCACCATCCTCCACTTGCAACAGTTTGAAGGGCCGGTGGCCAGCGGGATCCTTGACCATGA CGTCGTCTTTTGGTTTGGGGATCTCAACTTCCGCATCGAGAGCCTGGACATCCGCTTTGTGAAGTACGCCATTGACAACAACATCCTCCACCAGCTCTGGGAGAAGGACCAG TTGAACATTGCTAAGAGCACGTGGCCCATCCTGAAAGGTTTCCAAGAGGGACCCCTGAACTTCCCCCCGACCTTCAAGTTCGACGTGGGAACCAACTTGTATGACAGCAG TGCCAAGAAGCGGAAGCCGGCTTGGACGGACCGCATCCTGTGGAAGATTAAAGGCTCCGGAGTCTCGACGCACCCCGGACGATCCACCAGTGGTGTCTCGGCTGTGACACAGCTGTGCTATTGCAGCCACATGGAGTACACCATCAGCGACCACAAACCCGTGGTCTCTGTCTTTGCTGTGCAG TTTGCTTCCAGAGCTGATGTGCACCTGGTGGAGCTTCAAGTGGCTGATGAGTGGACAAAACCGGAACAAGCTGTCGCCAGGTACAAGATCTCTTCAGGTTATCACCGGAGCTCCTGGGACTGGATCGCCCTTTACCGG gTGGGCTTCCGACACTACAAAGACTATGTTGCCTACATTTGGGCAAAACAGGAGGACACAGAAAGCAACATTTACCAG TTATTGTTTCCAGAGGAGTCTCTGCCCAAAGGGAAAGGAGATTACATCTTGGGTTACTACAGCAACAGCTACAGCTGTTTGGTGGGCGTGACGGAGCCCTTCCAG ATCTCGTTGCCCACCGTGGAGCAGGTCAGTAGCCCCACAGACAGCTCAAGCCCTACATCGGACGAGGAGGACAACAGCACCATGGTTCTCCTTGGCCCCAAATCCCGCAGCCCCAGCCCCGGGAAGATGAAGCGTCACCGCAGCCGGAGTCCCAGCTTGGCCAAGTTCCAGGGGCTGATCCTGCGGTCGCCGAGCCGGGACCAGGGCGCCAGCCGCAGCCCGTCACCGCAGAGCCGCCGTGGGAGCAGCATCCTCAAGAGCGAGATTCCCAGCATCCAGTTTCCCAAGGAGAGCCCCCGTCAACGCTCCAAGTCGCGGGAGCCGCCgccactgcagcagcagcacagtacAGAGGGACCCCGGCTCCCGGGCGCCTGGCGCTTTGACGAGAACCCCCTGGCACGGGCCGACCCCCGTAACCTGGGGCTTTTGCCGGCCGTGCGCTTGGAGACGATTGATCAGGTCATTGGTTCTCGCCGGGAGAGTTCCGACCAGGGGCTCCCTCCCCGCAGGATGAGTCCGACCAGCCCAACAGCGGCCCTTGCCACCCTCTTCAGTACCTCCCCAAAGGAGGGGTTATCCCCGGACCACCACAGCCGTGAGGTGGGACACTGA